A single Lactuca sativa cultivar Salinas chromosome 8, Lsat_Salinas_v11, whole genome shotgun sequence DNA region contains:
- the LOC111882300 gene encoding ABC transporter B family member 26, chloroplastic isoform X1, with protein MTLILNNHHHRHPSFIYSNIHSKKFNFTTKLGVKYSCRRANRRLVFTPVNSASVNGYSLRNNDSSPEVSDGVGTDYGEDNAIGVSERLLRFVRLVSSVLPGGNWWRFSDEVEVSVTAKPVTLVRALRRMWGLIANDRWVIFAAFSALILTALTEISIPHFLTASIFSAQSGETAVFQGNVKLLMFLCITSGICSGLRGCWFGIANMILVKRMRETLYSILLLQDINFFDSESIGDLTSRLGSDCQQVSRVIGNDLNLILRNLLQATGALIYLLVLSWPLGLCTLAICSTLSLVMLKYGQYQKKAAKLTQEFTASANEVAQETFSLMRTVRVYGTEHKELERYTTWLEKLADISLRTSGAYGIWNFSFNTLYHSTQVLAVLVGGMSIMAGKITAEQLTKFILYSEWLIYSTWFVGDNLSNLMQSVGASEKVFQMMDLAPSQQFTSKGSKLPNLKGLIEFVNVSFSYTSRETVHVLKDISITVNPYEVVALVGLSGSGKSTIVNLLLRLYEPTSGQILIDGHPLNNMDIKWLRERIGYVGQEPRLFRMDVRSNIAYGCTRDVSEEEIEDAAKQAYAHDFISCLPEGYNTIVDDDLLSGGQKQRIAIARAVLRDPSILILDEATSALDAESEYNVKGVLRADGDKCKRTVIIIAHRLSTIQAADRIIVMDSGRIIEMGNHKQLLLKDGLYARLTRRQVDSV; from the exons ATGACTTTGATTCTTAataatcatcatcatcgtcatcctaGCTTCATTTACTCAAATATTCATTCGAAAAAGTTCAATTTCACCACCAAATTAGGGGTAAAATACTCTTGCCGGAGAGCGAACAGAAGACTTGTTTTTACGCCGGTGAATTCGGCGTCGGTTAATGGATATTCACTGCGGAATAATGATAGTAGTCCAGAGGTTTCGGATGGAGTGGGGACGGATTACGGAGAGGATAATGCCATTGGGGTGTCGGAAAGGTTGTTGAGATTTGTTCGTCTGGTTTCGTCGGTGCTTCCTGGTGGAAATTGGTGGAGGTTTTCTGATGAAGTGGAAGTCTCGGTAACTGCGAAGCCGGTGACTTTGGTGCGTGCTCTTCGACGGATGTGGGGATTAATTGCGAATGATCGTTGGGTTATCTTTGCTGCCTTCTCTGCCCTAATTCTAACCGCG CTTACAGAGATCTCCATTCCTCATTTCCTTACAGCATCTATATTTTCAGCCCAAAGTGGTGAGACAGCTGTGTTTCAGGGAAATGTGAAGCTACTGATGTTTCTATGCATCACTTCCGGTATTTGCAG TGGACTAAGAGGTTGCTGGTTTGGCATTGCAAATATGATCCTT GTAAAACGAATGAGGGAAACATTATACTCCATCCTTCTTCTCCAG GATATAAACTTTTTTGACTCTGAAAGTATTGGAGATTTGACTAGTAGGCTAGGATCAGATTGTCAGCAGGTTTCACGGGTTATTGGGAATGATCTTAACCTAATATTACGCAATCTTCTTCAG GCCACAGGGGCTTTGATCTACTTGTTAGTGTTGTCTTGGCCACTTGGCTTATGCACATTGGCCATATGCTCTACTTTATCACTAGTTATGTTAAAATATGGACA GTACCAGAAGAAAGCAGCAAAGTTAACACAAGAGTTCACTGCATCTGCAAATGAA GTTGCACAAGAGACATTCTCTTTGATGAGAACAGTTCGAGTTTATGGAACTGAACATAAAGAACTTGAAAG ATACACCACGTGGCTGGAAAAACTAGCTGATATAAGCTTGAGAACAAGTGGTGCATATGGAATATGGAATTTCAGTTTCAACACTCTGTATCATTCTACACAG gtTCTTGCTGTATTGGTAGGAGGAATGTCTATTATGGCTGGTAAAATAACAGCTGAACAGCTTACAAAGTTCATATTATACAGTGAATGGCTGATTTATTCAACATGGTTTGTGGGTGACAATTTATCAAATTTAATGCAATCTGTTGGAGCAAGTGAAAAAGTATTCCAAATGATGGATCTTGCGCCTAGTCAGCAGTTCACATCCAAAG GATCAAAATTGCCAAATTTGAAGGGGCTTATTGAGTTTGTGAATGTATCATTTAGCTACACATCAAGGGAAACA GTACATGTGTTAAAAGATATAAGCATTACTGTGAATCCTTATGAAGTAGTTGCACTT GTTGGTCTTAGTGGTAGTGGGAAGAGCACAATAGTCAATCTCCTTCTTCGCCTCTATGAACCAACAAGTGGTCAG ATTTTGATTGATGGGCATCCGTTAAACAACATGGACATCAAGTGGCTTAGAGAAAGAATCGGATATGTTGGACAG GAGCCTCGGCTTTTTCGGATGGATGTGAGATCAAACATAGCGTATGGATGCACGCGAGATGTAAGTGAAGAAGAAATTGAAGATGCAGCGAAACAAGCGTATGCTCATGACTTCATTTCCTGTCTACCTGAAGGCTATAACACAATCGTTGATGATGATTTGTTAAGTGGAGGCCAAAAGCAAAGAATTGCTATTGCAAGAGCTGTTCTAAGGGACCCATCCATTTTGATTCTTGATGAAGCTACTAGCGCTTTAGATGCCGAGAGTGAATACAACGTCAAG GGTGTACTGCGTGCTGATGGAGATAAGTGTAAGAGGACTGTGATAATAATTGCACACAGGCTTTCCACTATACAAGCTGCAGACAGAATAATTGTCATGGACAGTGGCCGGATCATTGAG ATGGGAAATCATAAACAACTTCTCCTTAAAGACGGATTGTATGCGCGATTAACCAGAAGACAAGTTGATTCTGTATGA
- the LOC111882300 gene encoding ABC transporter B family member 26, chloroplastic isoform X2, giving the protein MHHFRYLQVKTFGLRGCWFGIANMILVKRMRETLYSILLLQDINFFDSESIGDLTSRLGSDCQQVSRVIGNDLNLILRNLLQATGALIYLLVLSWPLGLCTLAICSTLSLVMLKYGQYQKKAAKLTQEFTASANEVAQETFSLMRTVRVYGTEHKELERYTTWLEKLADISLRTSGAYGIWNFSFNTLYHSTQVLAVLVGGMSIMAGKITAEQLTKFILYSEWLIYSTWFVGDNLSNLMQSVGASEKVFQMMDLAPSQQFTSKGSKLPNLKGLIEFVNVSFSYTSRETVHVLKDISITVNPYEVVALVGLSGSGKSTIVNLLLRLYEPTSGQILIDGHPLNNMDIKWLRERIGYVGQEPRLFRMDVRSNIAYGCTRDVSEEEIEDAAKQAYAHDFISCLPEGYNTIVDDDLLSGGQKQRIAIARAVLRDPSILILDEATSALDAESEYNVKGVLRADGDKCKRTVIIIAHRLSTIQAADRIIVMDSGRIIEMGNHKQLLLKDGLYARLTRRQVDSV; this is encoded by the exons ATGCATCACTTCCGGTATTTGCAGGTTAAAACCTT TGGACTAAGAGGTTGCTGGTTTGGCATTGCAAATATGATCCTT GTAAAACGAATGAGGGAAACATTATACTCCATCCTTCTTCTCCAG GATATAAACTTTTTTGACTCTGAAAGTATTGGAGATTTGACTAGTAGGCTAGGATCAGATTGTCAGCAGGTTTCACGGGTTATTGGGAATGATCTTAACCTAATATTACGCAATCTTCTTCAG GCCACAGGGGCTTTGATCTACTTGTTAGTGTTGTCTTGGCCACTTGGCTTATGCACATTGGCCATATGCTCTACTTTATCACTAGTTATGTTAAAATATGGACA GTACCAGAAGAAAGCAGCAAAGTTAACACAAGAGTTCACTGCATCTGCAAATGAA GTTGCACAAGAGACATTCTCTTTGATGAGAACAGTTCGAGTTTATGGAACTGAACATAAAGAACTTGAAAG ATACACCACGTGGCTGGAAAAACTAGCTGATATAAGCTTGAGAACAAGTGGTGCATATGGAATATGGAATTTCAGTTTCAACACTCTGTATCATTCTACACAG gtTCTTGCTGTATTGGTAGGAGGAATGTCTATTATGGCTGGTAAAATAACAGCTGAACAGCTTACAAAGTTCATATTATACAGTGAATGGCTGATTTATTCAACATGGTTTGTGGGTGACAATTTATCAAATTTAATGCAATCTGTTGGAGCAAGTGAAAAAGTATTCCAAATGATGGATCTTGCGCCTAGTCAGCAGTTCACATCCAAAG GATCAAAATTGCCAAATTTGAAGGGGCTTATTGAGTTTGTGAATGTATCATTTAGCTACACATCAAGGGAAACA GTACATGTGTTAAAAGATATAAGCATTACTGTGAATCCTTATGAAGTAGTTGCACTT GTTGGTCTTAGTGGTAGTGGGAAGAGCACAATAGTCAATCTCCTTCTTCGCCTCTATGAACCAACAAGTGGTCAG ATTTTGATTGATGGGCATCCGTTAAACAACATGGACATCAAGTGGCTTAGAGAAAGAATCGGATATGTTGGACAG GAGCCTCGGCTTTTTCGGATGGATGTGAGATCAAACATAGCGTATGGATGCACGCGAGATGTAAGTGAAGAAGAAATTGAAGATGCAGCGAAACAAGCGTATGCTCATGACTTCATTTCCTGTCTACCTGAAGGCTATAACACAATCGTTGATGATGATTTGTTAAGTGGAGGCCAAAAGCAAAGAATTGCTATTGCAAGAGCTGTTCTAAGGGACCCATCCATTTTGATTCTTGATGAAGCTACTAGCGCTTTAGATGCCGAGAGTGAATACAACGTCAAG GGTGTACTGCGTGCTGATGGAGATAAGTGTAAGAGGACTGTGATAATAATTGCACACAGGCTTTCCACTATACAAGCTGCAGACAGAATAATTGTCATGGACAGTGGCCGGATCATTGAG ATGGGAAATCATAAACAACTTCTCCTTAAAGACGGATTGTATGCGCGATTAACCAGAAGACAAGTTGATTCTGTATGA